Part of the Polyangium spumosum genome is shown below.
GCCCGCGCCTGCGACGTGGAAAAACGAAGCCCTTGCAAGGCAGCCCGCGTCTCTGCCATCGTTCCGCCCGCCCGATCCACCCCCCCCAAAAGGAGCCTCCCCCATGGCCGACCCGTACATCGATCCCTACGAAACCAAGCCCTACGGCAAGTTCGCGCGGGAGCAGATGGCGGCCGTGCTCCTCGGGAAAAACCCCGTCTTCGACGACCTCGTCGACTGGATGATCGGAAAACAACTCACCGCCGATCAGGCGATGAGCGACGTCCTCGACAAACAACCCAAGCCCGCGCCTCTCCTCGACAGCGCCGCCGTCCTCGAAGACGCGCGCGACACCATCGTTCGCTTCGGCGCCCACCTCGACTCCCTCAAGGGCCGACCCGTCGATCCCAAGGTCTTCTTCCGGAACGATCCCCCGAGCGTCATCGCTCGCCGCAGGCTCACCAAGCTCACCGCCGCCTTCGGCCACATCCTCGACGAGTTCGGCAAACACAAGGCCAAGATCCGCGACGCCGACCACTGGTACGCCGAGATCGCCGAGGTGCACCTGAAGCTCGGCCACCTCGAGAAGCAACAACGCGCCGCGCGTGTCGAGAAGGTCGAGGTCGGTCCCGAGGTCTCCGCCGCGCGCGAGGCGTGGCTCGACGTGTACACCGCCAACAAACACCTCGTCCGCGGAATGCTCGCGCACCTCGGCAAGCCCGAGCTGCTCCCGCTCATCTTCGACGACCTCGCCGAGGTGCACCGCGCCGGCGGCGTCAGCGACGCCCTGCCCGCCGGCAACGAGGCCCCCGCATCCGAGGGCTGACGCCACGCCCCCGCCGCAAGACTCGTCTCAACGCTTGAAACGCGCCCCCGTCCGCCCAGGCGCCGACTTCAAGTGTTGAAACGACGACTCGCCCGCCGAGCGGCGCGCTTCAACGCTTGCAGTCGTCGACCCCGTCGGGCCCCCCGCGCACTTCAACGCTTGTTTTGCAAGCGCTCGATCCCCGAGGCGCCCGCTTCAACGCTTGAAGTCGACCCCCGTCAGTTCAGCGACCCGCCGTCGCCCTTCGCGCGCCCCGCCCCAAAAATCGCCTCCCAGTTCGCCCTGTACGCGTCCGTCGCCACCTGCGCCGGCCCGGTGCGCGCGGGCTCCGGGGCCTTCGGGCTCTTCACGAGCACCTCCACGTCGTAGAGACGCTCGTGCTCCTTGCGCGGCGACAGCTTCACCACGTCGCCGTGCACCGGCGCGCCTTCGCGCATGTTGCGGATCGCGCCGAGCTCCACGTTGCCCTCGCGAAGGCGGAGCACGTGATACCCCTCCCCGTCGGTCATGGGGCTGTGGATCATCACCACGTCCTCGGCCTTCGTCTCCAGCGCTTCGCTCGGCTTTGGCGGCGCCTCGGGCGGATCGGGCTCGTCACTCACACGGCAAGCTTGTCACGTTTCGGGCGGATCGCAGGCGTCGATCCTCAAGCCCCGAGCAGCGCCGCCTCGTAACCCGTGCGCATCGAGCCGTCGGCCCGGAAGAAGCCCTGCGCCGTCGCCTGGTCGATGGCCTCGAGCAGGCGCCCGAAGCGGGCGATGCCGCTCTTGCGCAGCAAAAGTGTCCCGCGGCCACGCTGACGCGCGAGCTTGCGCGCGAGCTGGACGGCGCCGTGGCTGTTCGTCTCGGTCACGATCACGATGAGCTGGCAACGCTCCACGAGCCCCTCGAGCGTCTGCGCGCCGCGGCCTCGGACGTCGCCGCGGTGATACTCGAGCTCGTGACCGGCCGCCTTCGCCAGCCGCTCGAGCTGCACCTCGTATCGCTCGACTCCCCCAATCCATCCAATACGCATGGGGCCTCCGTGACGGCGCACCCCGCGCGCGCTCAAAGCGCCGCCGGTGGCCGATTGTCCGCTATAGCGGATGATATAAGGTTCCGTAGCGGAACTGTCCAGGGCTTCACGGCGCGATCACGGAAAAATGTCCGCGATGACGGAGCCTGGACCGGACCCCCGCGCCCTTCCCATGGCGTCGGCGTCGTCCGCTCCTCCCGACAACCGGCGCGGGGGCCGTTTCTTCCCGGTCAACGCTCCGCCACCAAACTTGGCCCTCTTCTTCGAGGTGCCTTAGTCGGGGCGAAAGCGAGAGAGCCGCGGGGGCGCGGCGGGGACGGGGTCTGTCCAGTCCCTACCCTGGAGGATTGTCATGAGCATGCGAGGCGCAGAAGACTCGGCGACGAACACGACGGCCACCAGCGGGACGCCGGAGAGGCGCGCGGGCCACCACCGGGTTCACTTCGAGGCGCTGGTGGCCGTGGGCGAGGCCAAGGGGAGCGGCGGCTTCGAAGCCGAGTCGATCGACGTCTCGCCCGAAGGCATGCGCCTGCGCACGGCCTACCTCCCGCAGATCGGCGACAAGCTCGTCTGCCGGTTCGAAGGAGACGCCGGCGAGGTCGTCGCCGACGGTGAGGTGATCTGGCGACGCGAGGCGCCCCGCGGCGGCGAGTTCGGCCTGCGCTTCGTGAGCTTCGACAGCCCGGACGCGGAGGCGACGCTGCGCAGCCTGTGCCAGGAGCTCGGCGGCCCGGACGAAGCGAGCGCGGGCGTCGGCGCGATGGGGATCCCCGGGACACGCGTGCGGCTGCACATCGAGGGGCTCGGCTCGCCCATGAAGGCGCGGGTGCGGGAAGCGACGGGCGGCGAGGTGCTGGTGGGCTCGAACCTGGAGTTCCTCAAGGTGGGCCGCTCGCTCGAGCTCGAAGACATGGACCACGGCGACAAACGCGCCGCGACGGTCGACGCCGTGAAGGTGGAGGTCGACCCGTCGACGAAGGTGCCGCAGCTCGTGGTGTCGCTGCGCTTCGGCGAGGCGAAGGAGTCGAAGAAGGTCGCCGCCCCGGCGAAGGCGCCCGAGAAGGAGACGAGCAAGGAGACGGGCAAGGAGAGCTCGTCCCTCGCGCTCGGCGCGCTGATCAAGCGCACGACGCCGGGCGTGGGCGCGGTCGGGAAGACCGAGATCAGCCCGAGCGGAGGCGAGGCGAAGGAGGCGCGCGCAGAGGAGCCGTCGTCGCCGCCGGCGCCGTCGCTCGCGAGCGGGCAGAAGAAGGAGTCGCGATCGATGCCGCCCGTCACGCGGCCGAGCGCGTCGGAAGCGTCGGCCGCGCTGCGCGAGGAGGCGAAGGCGGAGGACGAGGACGTGAGCGAGGCGAACGATCCGTCGCTGGACTCGCCGGCGGTGGGCGGCGCGAAGAAGGATTTCTCCGCGGCGCTGCGCGGGGCGACCGAGAAGGCGAAGGGCGCGACGAAGGCCGCGTTCGGCGCCATCGGGCCGGCAGCCGCCGGGCTCGGGACGAAGGCGAAGGGCGCGATGTCGGGGCTCTTCGCGTCGATCCGGAAGCGGCGCGGGGCGGAGGCGGCCGAGCCGGAGGAAGCTCGCGCGACACGAAGGACGACGGCCGCGCCGCCGACGGGCGCGCTCCGCGCAGCAGGCAAGAGGCTCGTGCGCGACAAGGAGGAGGTCGAGACGACCGAGGCCACGCAGAAGCCGCGCTCGAGCACGAAGGCCGCGCTCATGGGAAGCGCGCTCGGGCTCGCGTCGGTGCTCGTGCTGGTGGGCGCGATCCGGCTGATCGGCGCGTGGCGTTCGCCGGACGCGGCGCCGCAAGGGACCGAGGCGAACGCGGCCGCAGCGACGGCAGCGCTGCCCGCGCCTACGGTCGCGAACACGGCGGCCGGAGATCCGAACGCCGTGCCGAGCGTGAACGTGCCGCTCTTCGGGGCGACGCCGCTCTCGACGACGGAGCCGGTGCCAGCGATGCCGACCGAGCCCGATGGAACGGTCGCAGAGGCGCCGCCCGAGGGAGGCGCCCAGCTCGCCGCAGCGGGAGACGAAGGGGAAGGCGAGGACGACGCCGAAGCGACGGAGACCCAAGGCGACGGCAAGCAGTTCGGCAAGGGCACGGTGCGGAGCCCGATCATGCTGCGGCTGAAGGTGGACGGGCCGATCGAGACGGTGAACGGCGCGTCGGGCGCGATGGGCTTCACGGTCTCGCTGCCGGGGCGGCGCGCGCTCTCGTCGGCGACGGAGCTCGCCCGGAAGGACAAGCGCATCGCCGCGATCAACGTGGTGAACACCGCCGCCGGCGCGGAGATCAGCCTGCAGTTCAAGGACGGCGTGCCGGCCTATCTCGCGAAGGCGAAGGGGAACCGGCTCGACATCGCGCTCGGCACCGACGCGAAGAAGAAGGTCGCGAAGGCAGGCGAGAGCAAGAAGAAGAAGAAGGGCACGCTCAAGAAGAAGGTCGCCGCCAAGAAGAAGGCCGGCGACAAGAAGAAGCCCTGAGCGAACGGACGGGTTCGAAGATCAGCGCGGCGCCGGACGGGTTTCGGCGCCGCTTTTTTTTTCGTAGATGCACCAGGCCCCGCCGCCGCGCAGGCGGATCGTCTCGGCCACGGCGAACTCGGCGCGGAACTTCGGGTGACCGTGGAGCACGCGCGAGGAGGGGACCGTGGGGTTCTTGCAGTCGACGCTCGAGGAGATGATCACGGCGTAGCGCGGGGCGCGCGCGAAGATCGCGGCGGCGTAACCCGCGCCCGTCTTGTTCGTGTAGCCGCCCGGGAGGCGCGCGATCTCGGGCGCGAGCAGGCCGAGCATGTCGACGATGGGGAAGTTCGTCGCGTAGCCGACGTAGCCGATGTCGGCGATGGCCACGGGGCCGGGTTTGTCGTGCCCGGAGAGCCACGCGGCGGTGCGGCCCGCGGCGTCGTCCCAGAAGGCCTTGTCCTTGTCGAGGATGTCGCGTTGCGCCTGGCGGAGCGAGCCGACGCGGGTGAAGGCGACGAGGACCATGAAGAGCGCGATCGCGACCGCCGCGGCGCGCTCGCGTCGCTCGGCGATCGTGCGCGCGGCGGCGTCGACGAGCAGGAAGGCGAAGGGCTCGGCGGGCGCGAGGAAGCGGTAGTAGGGCATCCAGTCGCCACCGACGAGGACCACGTAGAGGCCGAAGGTGAGGGCGATGGAAGCGATCGCGAGGCCCTCACGCCGCTTGCGGACGAAGGCGATCGCGACGGCGGCGATCCCGAGCCAGAGCGCGGGGCCGGCGTGCACGACGTAGCGGCGCAGGTAGTCGACGCCGCCGTTCCACTGCTGCTCGAGGTTGCCGGTCTTGGCGGTGAGCGTGTTGGGGAAGAAGCCGCCGTAGTAGGCGCGCCGGAAGGCGAGGTGCGCGATCACGGGCAGGGCGAAGGTGGCGAGGCGGAGGAGGCTGCGGCGGGAGAAGGGCCTGTCCGGATGCCAGACGTAGAGCAGGAGCAAGAAGAGCGGCGCCTCGGGGCGGGTGAGGGCAGCGAGCGCGAAGAGCGGGCCGGACCAGGGGAAGACTTCGGCGTCGTCGTGCTCCTCGACGAGGAAACGGTCGGTGCCGAGCAGGACGAGCAGGACGAAGAGCGGCGACTCCAGGCCGAAGACGGCGTACCCCGTCTGGAGGAAGCTCGAGGCGAAGAGCCAGGTGGCGAGGCACGGCGCCCATCCGAGCGGCGCGAGCCTCTTCGCGATGCGGTAGAGGGGGACGAGCGCGGCGCACGCGCAGACGACGCCGAGGACCTTCGCCGTCATCTCGGGGCGCGCGCCGAGCGCCGCGAAGACGCCGAGCAGCACGGTCCAGAGGAAGTTCGTGTAGCCCTCGACGCGCTCGCCGAGGTTGTAGACGAGGCCGTGGCCCTCCGCGAAGTTCCGGGCGTAGCGGAAGGAAATGTACGCGTCGTCGATCGTGAAGCTCGCGACGCGGTAGGCGTTCGTGGCGACGAGCATCATCGGCAAGACGAGCCCGAG
Proteins encoded:
- a CDS encoding DUF2325 domain-containing protein, giving the protein MRIGWIGGVERYEVQLERLAKAAGHELEYHRGDVRGRGAQTLEGLVERCQLIVIVTETNSHGAVQLARKLARQRGRGTLLLRKSGIARFGRLLEAIDQATAQGFFRADGSMRTGYEAALLGA
- a CDS encoding PilZ domain-containing protein; this encodes MSMRGAEDSATNTTATSGTPERRAGHHRVHFEALVAVGEAKGSGGFEAESIDVSPEGMRLRTAYLPQIGDKLVCRFEGDAGEVVADGEVIWRREAPRGGEFGLRFVSFDSPDAEATLRSLCQELGGPDEASAGVGAMGIPGTRVRLHIEGLGSPMKARVREATGGEVLVGSNLEFLKVGRSLELEDMDHGDKRAATVDAVKVEVDPSTKVPQLVVSLRFGEAKESKKVAAPAKAPEKETSKETGKESSSLALGALIKRTTPGVGAVGKTEISPSGGEAKEARAEEPSSPPAPSLASGQKKESRSMPPVTRPSASEASAALREEAKAEDEDVSEANDPSLDSPAVGGAKKDFSAALRGATEKAKGATKAAFGAIGPAAAGLGTKAKGAMSGLFASIRKRRGAEAAEPEEARATRRTTAAPPTGALRAAGKRLVRDKEEVETTEATQKPRSSTKAALMGSALGLASVLVLVGAIRLIGAWRSPDAAPQGTEANAAAATAALPAPTVANTAAGDPNAVPSVNVPLFGATPLSTTEPVPAMPTEPDGTVAEAPPEGGAQLAAAGDEGEGEDDAEATETQGDGKQFGKGTVRSPIMLRLKVDGPIETVNGASGAMGFTVSLPGRRALSSATELARKDKRIAAINVVNTAAGAEISLQFKDGVPAYLAKAKGNRLDIALGTDAKKKVAKAGESKKKKKGTLKKKVAAKKKAGDKKKP